One window of Acidobacteriota bacterium genomic DNA carries:
- a CDS encoding glycosyltransferase family 39 protein — MDNKEIDIEEQTFPDKEASERDYLWLFSCGLVTAIAAFLRFFWLELKPLHHDEGVNGYFLTTLFRDGEYQYDPANYHGPDLYYLSLAFTKVFGLNTLSVRSSVAVFGVLTVVLAFCLKRYIGKTGALFAGLFLALSPGMVFISRYFIHEILFVFFSLAIVVSVVFFLEKRRAGIFAIGWMTLLLLICFLPSTLNLANQIGGDNATLLWTFRIAFLIIEAVLVVFVVRMLLAWNEGHAIYLMLASASAVLLFATKETGFITVGTMLIACLCVWIWQKLAASEAFQKSRFWIFAIPTVLAILAAIGLSGRIKEFFAWFSNEFLTLNDGGQTLVFYSIVALVAIATGIWFVILRRIKTNSDSDSEIDEPPVLTFETLREKLRAADLSEILIVKCAIGSLSVFVVWVFVRIVIEMLVGSKTAGGAMAAWRKLEFANFDYVILGFALAMLLTAAFLYRFRRPAKFSADLALMVVAAIVVFFYVGALFFSSFFTYPEGLQGAFKAYAIWTKTGNTDHTQNGFFAYLKWGMKLESPLLILSALGFLYALVRARHRFALFAGLWAFGLFAAYTIIPYKTPWLALSFLLPMCIAGGYAVNELIASKNTGLKVLGGAAAAVASVILAFQTYDINFQRYDDDSMPYVYAHTKRGFVDLIKQIEYYADKSGNGKETSIEIVTNEYWPMPWYLNDYSKANFHGRMVDSNTSEIIVAKMVDQESDVIEKYAVHYKFAGQFPLRPGVDLMLLVRNDIADSDAQDIYTVFGEPVTVGPEESSAMPLDPK; from the coding sequence ATGGATAACAAAGAAATCGATATCGAGGAACAAACGTTTCCGGACAAAGAAGCGTCGGAGCGCGACTATCTTTGGCTTTTCAGTTGCGGACTCGTCACCGCGATCGCGGCGTTCCTTCGTTTTTTCTGGCTCGAACTGAAACCGCTCCACCACGACGAAGGCGTCAACGGTTATTTCCTGACGACGCTGTTTCGCGACGGAGAATACCAGTATGACCCGGCGAACTATCACGGTCCGGATCTTTACTACCTGTCGCTCGCGTTCACCAAGGTGTTCGGACTGAATACTCTGAGCGTCCGCTCGAGCGTCGCCGTGTTCGGCGTTTTGACGGTCGTGCTCGCGTTTTGCCTGAAGCGTTACATCGGCAAAACAGGTGCGTTGTTCGCCGGCCTCTTTCTGGCGCTTTCGCCGGGAATGGTCTTCATTTCGAGATATTTCATACACGAGATCCTCTTTGTCTTCTTCAGTCTCGCGATCGTCGTCTCCGTCGTCTTTTTTCTCGAAAAACGCCGCGCCGGGATCTTTGCGATCGGCTGGATGACGCTCTTGCTGCTGATATGCTTCCTGCCCTCGACGCTCAATCTCGCGAACCAGATCGGCGGTGACAATGCGACGCTTCTCTGGACCTTCCGGATCGCGTTTCTCATCATCGAGGCCGTCCTCGTCGTTTTTGTGGTTCGGATGCTGCTTGCCTGGAACGAGGGCCACGCGATCTATTTGATGCTCGCGTCGGCGTCGGCCGTGTTGCTCTTCGCGACCAAGGAAACGGGTTTCATCACCGTCGGGACGATGCTGATCGCTTGTTTGTGTGTTTGGATCTGGCAGAAACTTGCCGCGTCGGAGGCCTTTCAGAAATCGCGATTTTGGATCTTCGCGATTCCGACGGTTCTCGCGATTCTCGCCGCGATCGGGCTTTCGGGCCGCATCAAAGAGTTTTTCGCGTGGTTTTCGAACGAGTTCCTTACGCTCAATGACGGCGGACAGACGCTGGTCTTCTACTCGATCGTCGCTTTGGTCGCGATCGCAACCGGTATCTGGTTCGTAATTCTGCGGCGCATCAAGACGAACTCCGATTCGGACTCGGAGATCGACGAGCCGCCGGTTCTGACTTTCGAGACGCTGCGCGAAAAACTGCGCGCGGCGGATCTTTCGGAGATCCTGATCGTCAAATGCGCGATCGGTTCGTTGAGCGTCTTCGTCGTTTGGGTCTTCGTGCGCATCGTGATCGAGATGCTTGTCGGTTCAAAGACCGCCGGGGGCGCGATGGCGGCCTGGCGAAAACTTGAATTCGCGAATTTCGATTATGTGATCCTCGGTTTCGCGCTCGCGATGCTGCTGACGGCAGCGTTCCTTTACCGTTTCCGTCGTCCGGCCAAGTTTTCGGCCGACCTGGCGCTGATGGTCGTCGCTGCGATCGTTGTTTTCTTTTACGTCGGAGCGCTTTTCTTTTCGTCCTTCTTCACTTATCCGGAAGGACTTCAGGGCGCGTTCAAGGCATATGCCATCTGGACCAAGACCGGCAACACGGATCACACGCAAAACGGATTTTTCGCGTATCTGAAATGGGGGATGAAGCTCGAATCGCCACTGCTGATCCTGTCGGCGCTCGGATTTCTTTACGCGCTCGTCCGCGCGCGCCATCGTTTCGCTCTCTTTGCCGGACTTTGGGCGTTCGGGCTCTTCGCGGCGTATACCATCATCCCGTACAAGACTCCCTGGCTTGCGCTTTCATTCCTGCTGCCGATGTGCATCGCCGGCGGTTACGCGGTCAACGAACTGATCGCGTCGAAGAATACCGGACTGAAAGTTCTCGGCGGCGCAGCGGCGGCGGTCGCGAGTGTGATCCTCGCCTTTCAAACCTACGACATCAACTTCCAGCGCTACGACGACGACTCGATGCCGTACGTTTACGCGCACACCAAGCGGGGCTTTGTCGATCTCATCAAACAGATCGAGTATTACGCCGACAAGAGCGGCAACGGAAAGGAAACCTCTATCGAGATCGTGACCAACGAGTATTGGCCGATGCCCTGGTATTTGAACGATTATTCAAAGGCCAACTTCCACGGTCGGATGGTCGATTCGAACACGTCGGAGATCATCGTCGCCAAAATGGTCGATCAGGAGTCGGACGTGATCGAGAAATATGCCGTTCACTACAAATTCGCGGGACAATTCCCGTTGCGCCCGGGCGTCGATCTGATGCTCCTCGTCCGCAACGACATCGCCGATTCCGACGCGCAGGATATTTACACGGTTTTCGGTGAACCTGTGACGGTTGGCCCTGAAGAGTCGAGCGCAATGCCGCTTGATCCGAAATGA